In Macrobrachium nipponense isolate FS-2020 chromosome 41, ASM1510439v2, whole genome shotgun sequence, the following proteins share a genomic window:
- the LOC135212913 gene encoding zinc transporter ZIP2-like, protein MLSLAGHKGVALTVMFVITLITSFSPLYLRKIFLKHVHGKKATISLSGCLCFGAGILMATIFLLILPEAVEQIEGAMEDGLIPTISYPITQMTLCLGFFFVYLIEEIVHYCIERKNKKGERGVSLQRPVQSVCDNIGFDHNGNWNDSSVPHMHDHSVTHHFLKKESLVGSLIVVLALSFHGLMEGMALGLKGHQSDVWLMFTAVCSHKIFISFSMSMELLEVGVPLKILILSMMIFALASPIGGLIGAIVIANSSGPDTAASILAPAFLQAISAGTILYVTFCEVLERERAKTSGGLVKFGCVLAGFAVMAALQTLDHDDDGDPTSTTTLVTQTATESVAAAVLST, encoded by the exons ATGTTATCCTTAGCAGGCCACAAAGGGGTCGCTCTAACAGTGATGTTCGTCATCACGCTGATTACTTCATTTTCTCCCCTTTACTTGAGAAAGATATTCTTGAAGCACGTACATGGAAAGAAAGCAACG ATCAGCCTGAGTGGGTGCCTGTGTTTTGGCGCCGGCATCCTGATGGCTACAATCTTCCTCCTCATTCTACCAGAAGCTGTTGAGCAGATTGAAGGAGCCATGGAGGATGGTCTCATTCCCACCATTTCGTACCCTATCACCCAAATGACGCTCTGCTTAGGGTTCTTCTTCGTGTACTTGATCGAGGAAATCGTGCATTACTGCATAGAACGCAAaaacaaaaagggggaaaggggagTGTCTCTCCAAAGGCCCGTCCAGAGCGTCTGCGACAACATAGGCTTCGACCACAACGGGAACTGGAACGATTCCAGTGTTCCACACATGCACGACCATAGCGTCACCCACCACTTCCTGAAGAAGGAGTCGCTGGTCGGATCCCTGATCGTTGTATTGGCATTATCCTTCCACGGGCTTATGGAAGGCATGGCACTCGGGCTGAAGGGTCACCAGAGCGACGTCTGGTTGATGTTCACCGCCGTGTGCTCACACAAGATCTTCATTTCTTTCAGCATGTCGATGGAATTACTAGAGGTGGGCGTGCCCCTGAAGATCCTCATCCTGAGCATGATGATATTCGCCTTGGCTTCTCCCATCGGCGGCCTCATCGGGGCCATCGTGATCGCCAACTCCTCTGGGCCGGACACAGCAGCTAGCATTCTGGCGCCAGCTTTCCTCCAGGCCATATCTGCTGGCACCATCTTGTACGTCACGTTCTGCGAGGTTCTGGAGAGAGAACGGGCTAAAACGAGCGGTGGACTGGTCAAGTTTGGCTGTGTACTGGCTGGGTTCGCAGTCATGGCCGCCTTGCAGACGCTGGACCATGACGATGACGGTGACCCAACTTCGACGACGACGCTCGTGACTCAAACCGCGACGGAATCGGTGGCAGCTGCAGTCTTATCGACATGA